A stretch of the Arachis stenosperma cultivar V10309 chromosome 6, arast.V10309.gnm1.PFL2, whole genome shotgun sequence genome encodes the following:
- the LOC130936726 gene encoding uncharacterized protein LOC130936726 yields MRAWRVHPPHGVLKWVLVWMSFCFIVFKVGPPSQWRLKDATTVHSPCPSCEECFCSLPEYPFNPSDCGKHDPAMSEEMHKDPVTMLSEEINLQKIVANESMEHARRLVMDARKSISHYQEEAVKCNLAVETCEEARERAETQLIQERRLTALWENRAREYGWKDTTR; encoded by the exons ATGAGGGCGTGGAGGGTTCATCCACCACATGGCGTTTTGAAGTGGGTTTTAGTTTGGATGAGTTTTTGTTTCATTGTATTCAAAGTTGGACCACCCTCCCAATGGCGGTTGAAAGATGCCACAACTGTTCATTCTCCATGTCCTTCATGTGAAGAATGCTTTTGCTCTCTGCCTGAGTATCCCTTCAATCCTTCGG ACTGCGGTAAACATGATCCAGCTATGAGTGAAGAAATGCATAAGGATCCAGTGACTATGCTCTCTGAGGAGATAAATTTGCAGAAAATTGTAGCCAATGAGAGCATGGAACATGCTAGAAGATTAGTAATGGATGCAAGGAAAAGCATATCACATTACCAAGAGGAAGCAGTAAAGTGCAACTTGGCGGTGGAAACTTGTGAAGAAGCAAGAGAGAGGGCAGAGACACAGCTCATTCAAGAACGCAGGCTAACAGCTTTATGGGAAAACAGAGCTCGTGAATATGGATGGAAGGACACAACACGCTAA
- the LOC130936654 gene encoding glutathione synthetase, chloroplastic — MGVSLCFTTSATYTLPSFSSSYNRSPSLSQTLFFPFCPKPLFSLNLNLMSKSKSGNVDDHTLTSSLFDYHRFDHQLLQSIAYDSLVWASLHGLLVGNKSIQNSGTVPGVGLVHAPFALLPNPFPEIRWKQACHLAPLFNELVDRVSLDGKFLQESLSRTKKVDEFTSRLLDIHSKMLEINKKEDIRLGLHRSDYMLDEQTNSLLQIELNTISSSFAGLSSLVSQLHRNTLSHYGKLLGLDSERVPANNSVNLFVEALAKAWSEYNNPRAVIMFIVQAVERNMYDQHFLSVYLRERHHITTIRKTLAEVDQEGELLPDGTLAVGGQAIAVIYFRAGYTPADFPSESEWRARLLMEQSSAIKCPSISYHLVGTKKIQQELAKPNVLERFLENKDDIAKLRECFAGLWSLDDSDIARKAIERPELYVMKPQREGGGNNIYGDAVRETLQKLQKAGSQEDAAYILMQRIFPTTSAAILMRDGCWHKDHAISELGIYGTYLRNKDKVIMNNQSGYLMRTKVSSSDEGGVAAGFAVLDSVYLT, encoded by the exons ATGGGTGTGAGCTTATGCTTCACCACTTCCGCCACTTACACTCTTCCTTCATTCTCTTCCTCCTACAACAGATCACCATCGCTTTCCCAAACCCTGTTTTTCCCATTTTGCCCCAAGCCCCTCTTCTCCCTCAACCTCAACCTCATGTCCAAGTCCAAGTCTGGCAACGTTGATGACCACACGCTCACGTCATCACTCTTCGATTACCATCGCTTCGATCATCAACTGCTCCAATCCATCGCTTACGATTCTCTTGTTTGGGCCTCACTTCACGGCCTCCTCGTTGGCAACAAATCCATCCAG AATTCCGGAACTGTCCCTGGTGTTGGCTTGGTTCATGCGCCCTTTGCATTGTTGCCGAATCCATTCCCTGAGATTCGTTGGAAGCAAGCGTGTCACTTAGCCCCTTTGTTCAATGAACTTGTTGATCGAGTTAGTTTGGACGGAAAATTTCTCCAAGAATCTCTCTCCAG AACTAAGAAGGTTGATGAATTTACCTCCAGACTTTTAGATATTCATTCCAAGATGCTAGAGATTAACAAGAAAGAG gATATACGATTGGGATTACATCGTTCAGACTATATGCTTGATGAACAGACTAACTCACTTCTACAAATAGAGCTCAACACTATTTCCTCTTCTTTTGCTGGTCTTAGCAGCCTTGTGTCCCAACTTCATAG GAACACACTAAGTCACTATGGAAAATTGCTTGGACTAGATTCTGAAAGGGTTCCTGCCAATAATTCTGTCAACCTGTTTGTAGAGGCATTAGCTAAAGCTTGGAGTGAGTATAATAACCCCAG GGCTGTGATTATGTTTATAGTTCAGGCTGTGGAACGAAACATGTATGACCAACATTTTCTCTCTGTATATCTAAGAGAAAG GCATCACATTACAACCATACGAAAAACATTGGCAGAAGTTGATCAAGAAGGAGAACTACTACCGGATGGAACACTGGCTGT GGGTGGACAAGCAATTGCTGTCATTTACTTCAGGGCTGGCTATACACCAGCTGACTTTCCTTCAGAATCA GAATGGAGAGCTAGGCTATTGATGGAACAATCTTCTGCCATCAAATGCCCTTCAATTTCTTATCATTTGGTTGGTACCAAGAAGATTCAGCAGGAACTTGCAAAACCCAATGTTCTTGAGAG GTTCCTTGAAAACAAAGATGATATTGCCAAACTGCGTGAATGCTTTGCGGGATTGTGGAGTTTGGATGACTCAGATATTGCAAGAAAAGCAATTGAAAGGCCAGAACTATATGTGATGAAGCCCCAAAGAGAAGGAGGAG GAAACAACATTTATGGTGATGCTGTGAGGGAAACCCTCCAAAAATTACAGAAAGCAGGTTCTCAAGAAGATGCAGCTTACATTCTTATGCAGAGAATATTTCCAACTACTAGTGCAGCAATTTTGATGCGTGATGGTTGTTGGCATAAGGATCATGCCATTTCCGAACTCGGGATATATGGTACTTATTTAAG GAATAAGGATAAGGTCATCATGAACAACCAAAGTGGGTATTTGATGCGTACAAAAGTATCGTCATCAGATGAAGGTGGAGTTGCAGCTGGTTTTGCAGTATTAGATAGTGTATACCTCACTTGA